In a genomic window of Telopea speciosissima isolate NSW1024214 ecotype Mountain lineage chromosome 5, Tspe_v1, whole genome shotgun sequence:
- the LOC122662338 gene encoding putative U-box domain-containing protein 50 isoform X1, translating into MNHSVSNSKTMDNQMEKIYIAVGNDLNEGLGTLEWALRKWSGQTISFVIVHVDNTCRDFVNTPFGKLPASSVSEEKLEIIRMLEQDKIDKLLSKFKASCGKVKTEVLKIKKSEEPIHKEIVEFISNHQVTKLVMGITVVKSSSWKTKTAISASFYIHRNKPSFCEVYIICGGKSVFLREENVEGYMENERGTMVSKMKEKGSMIGWLGKMFIDNTAKHETQGRVYPRGLSPAREVIDTEPVGSRDWWEDYGAPQVESYLQWLSSSKMVEEQEEEEDEEEEYSGTRYGLTELANVEHISHDHITDASCRIEILKAKIQEAQKIIEEKRKEAKEYVERQQGAQHIISLCNRRGVELEARINVEVDKNQVELKNKLEAARENIYEVSSDIEESKNRLRSLLELQSELAAKLHSSSLAKSQVEAQLENAMATKIEILREMDELRRQRELLRRRIEFCKKREAITAANRSSSSLSEPDQLNYSYREFTADEIRLVTANFSEHMRLKKISDQTSSYRGRLNHMAVALELHASLTSLSVEEFRAKMELLSQIQHPHLLKIIGACPELRCIISQYMRNGCLYNFLFSTQRNPNCYQWNNNKSLYWHARIRIAAEVCMGLGFLHSFEPRPILHGEVNLFNVLLDRNLVAIITVSQLSECLDESELRSEICDFGVVMLQLLTGREGDDEIVEEVIMAMEGDALHGILDAMAGDWPMDLAMEFTRIALRCVDINGNMELTTTTVMEEVEEVRRKAAELMEKEGSGHREEDQNQSDVPYIFLCPILQEVMKNPHVAADGFSYELRAIEEWLGSGHETSPMTNLRLEHKFLTPNQTLRSLIQEWLNNRPIAP; encoded by the exons ATGAATCATTCTGTTTCTAATAGT AAAACCATGGATAATCAAATGGAAAAGATCTATATCGCTGTCGGTAACGATTTAAACGAAGGTTTGGGAACATTGGAGTGGGCACTTAGAAAATGGTCTGGACAAACAATCAGCTTTGTCATTGTTCATGTCGACAACACTTGCAGAGATTTCGTTAACACCCCAT TTGGAAAGCTTCCTGCAAGTTCTGTAAGCGAAGAGAAGCTGGAGATTATTAGGATGTTAGAACAGGATAAGATTGACAAATTGTTGTCCAAGTTCAAGGCTTCCTGCGGCAAG GTGAAAACGGAAGTTctaaaaattaagaaatcaGAGGAACCAATTCACAAGGAAATTGTTGAATTCATCTCAAATCATCAGGTGACCAAACTGGTTATGGGTATCACAGTCGTCAAATCGTCATCGTG GAAAACCAAAACCGCCATTAGTGCATCGTTTTACATTCACAGAAACAAACCCAGTTTTTGTGAGGTTTACATAATATGTGGAGGAAAATCGGTGTTTCTCAGAGAAGAAAACGTTGAAGGGTACATGGAAAACGAGAGGGGAACAATGGTTTCTAAGATGAAAGAGAAAGGAAGTATGATTGGTTGGTTGGGTAAGATGTTCATAGATAACACAGCAAAGCATGAAACTCAGGGAAGAGTTTATCCGCGTGGGTTATCACCTGCGCGAGAAGTGATCGACACAGAACCTGTTGGTTCACGTGATTGGTGGGAAGATTATGGTGCCCCACAAGTTGAAAGCTATTTACAGTGGTTGTCATCTTCGAAAATGGTtgaggaacaagaagaagaagaagacgaagaagaagagtacAGTGGCACGCGGTATGGTCTCACAGAGTTAGCCAATGTGGAACACATTAGTCATGATCATATCACG GATGCTTCGTGCAGAATCGAAATTTTGAAGGCTAAGATACAAGAAGCTCAAAAGATcatagaggagaaaagaaaagaagctaAGGAATACGTCGAGCGACAACAAGGAGCTCAACATATAATTAGTTTATGCAATCGAAGG gGTGTTGAACTCGAAGCTCGCATTAATGTAGAGGTCGACAAGAATCAAGTTGAACTGAAGAACAAGCTGGAAGCAGCCAGAGAAAACATCTACGAAGTGTCAAGCGACATAGAGGAGAGCAAGAACAGGCTTCGTTCCCTACTCGAACTCCAATCGGAGCTGGCGGCGAAACTCCACTCTTCATCTTTGGCAAAATCACAAGTGGAAGCCCAATTGGAGAATGCAATGGCAACAAAGATAGAGATATTACGGGAGATGGACGAGTTGCGTCGCCAAAGAGAATTGCTTCGTCGGAGAATCGAATTCTGTAAGAAAAGGGAAGCTATAACTGCGGCCAACAGGAGCTCATCATCATTGTCTGAACCAGATCAGCTCAATTACAGTTATAGGGAATTTACGGCAGACGAGATTAGATTGGTCACCGCTAATTTCTCAGAGCATATGAGGTTGAAAAAGATATCTGATCAGACGAGTTCTTACAGAGGAAGGCTCAACCATATGGCAGTTGCCCTCGAACTACACGCTTCGCTCACTTCTTTGTCAGTGGAAGAATTCCGAGCCAAG ATGGAGCTTCTAAGCCAGATACAGCACCCACATCTGCTTAAAATCATCGGTGCATGCCCGGAGCTGAGATGCATCATTTCTCAATACATGCGCAATGGTTGCCTGTACAACTTCCTCTTCTCAACTCAGAGAAACCCTAATTGTTATCAGTGGAACAATAATAAGTCTCTTTATTGGCACGCACGCATTCGAATCGCAGCTGAGGTATGTATGGGCTTAGGCTTTTTACACTCGTTCGAGCCCAGGCCCATCTTGCATGGGGAAGTGAACCTCTTCAACGTTCTTCTCGATCGCAACTTAGTAGCCATAATCACCGTATCCCAATTATCTGAATGCTTAGACGAATCAGAACTACGATCAGAAATATGTGATTTTGGTGTTGTGATGCTGCAACTTTTAACTGgtagagaaggagatgatgagATTGTGGAGGAAGTAATAATGGCCATGGAAGGTGATGCCTTACATGGAATTTTGGATGCGATGGCTGGAGATTGGCCGATGGATTTGGCGATGGAATTTACAAGGATAGCCTTGAGGTGTGTGGATATAAATGGAAACATGGAGTTGACGACAACTACAGTGATGGAAGAAGTTGAAGAGGTAAGGAGAAAGGCAGCAGAGCttatggagaaggaaggaagtgGCCACAGAGAAGAAGACCAAAACCAAAGTGATGTGCCTTACATTTTCCTCTGCCCTATTTTGCAG GAGGTGATGAAAAACCCACATGTGGCAGCGGATGGGTTTTCATATGAGTTAAGAGCCATAGAAGAATGGTTAGGGTCAGGGCATGAGACGTCGCCTATGACCAACTTAAGGCTTGAACACAAGTTCCTCACCCCTAACCAGACCCTCCGTTCACTTATACAAGAGTGGCTTAACAATAGACCCATTGCTCCTTAA
- the LOC122662338 gene encoding putative U-box domain-containing protein 50 isoform X2: MDNQMEKIYIAVGNDLNEGLGTLEWALRKWSGQTISFVIVHVDNTCRDFVNTPFGKLPASSVSEEKLEIIRMLEQDKIDKLLSKFKASCGKVKTEVLKIKKSEEPIHKEIVEFISNHQVTKLVMGITVVKSSSWKTKTAISASFYIHRNKPSFCEVYIICGGKSVFLREENVEGYMENERGTMVSKMKEKGSMIGWLGKMFIDNTAKHETQGRVYPRGLSPAREVIDTEPVGSRDWWEDYGAPQVESYLQWLSSSKMVEEQEEEEDEEEEYSGTRYGLTELANVEHISHDHITDASCRIEILKAKIQEAQKIIEEKRKEAKEYVERQQGAQHIISLCNRRGVELEARINVEVDKNQVELKNKLEAARENIYEVSSDIEESKNRLRSLLELQSELAAKLHSSSLAKSQVEAQLENAMATKIEILREMDELRRQRELLRRRIEFCKKREAITAANRSSSSLSEPDQLNYSYREFTADEIRLVTANFSEHMRLKKISDQTSSYRGRLNHMAVALELHASLTSLSVEEFRAKMELLSQIQHPHLLKIIGACPELRCIISQYMRNGCLYNFLFSTQRNPNCYQWNNNKSLYWHARIRIAAEVCMGLGFLHSFEPRPILHGEVNLFNVLLDRNLVAIITVSQLSECLDESELRSEICDFGVVMLQLLTGREGDDEIVEEVIMAMEGDALHGILDAMAGDWPMDLAMEFTRIALRCVDINGNMELTTTTVMEEVEEVRRKAAELMEKEGSGHREEDQNQSDVPYIFLCPILQEVMKNPHVAADGFSYELRAIEEWLGSGHETSPMTNLRLEHKFLTPNQTLRSLIQEWLNNRPIAP, encoded by the exons ATGGATAATCAAATGGAAAAGATCTATATCGCTGTCGGTAACGATTTAAACGAAGGTTTGGGAACATTGGAGTGGGCACTTAGAAAATGGTCTGGACAAACAATCAGCTTTGTCATTGTTCATGTCGACAACACTTGCAGAGATTTCGTTAACACCCCAT TTGGAAAGCTTCCTGCAAGTTCTGTAAGCGAAGAGAAGCTGGAGATTATTAGGATGTTAGAACAGGATAAGATTGACAAATTGTTGTCCAAGTTCAAGGCTTCCTGCGGCAAG GTGAAAACGGAAGTTctaaaaattaagaaatcaGAGGAACCAATTCACAAGGAAATTGTTGAATTCATCTCAAATCATCAGGTGACCAAACTGGTTATGGGTATCACAGTCGTCAAATCGTCATCGTG GAAAACCAAAACCGCCATTAGTGCATCGTTTTACATTCACAGAAACAAACCCAGTTTTTGTGAGGTTTACATAATATGTGGAGGAAAATCGGTGTTTCTCAGAGAAGAAAACGTTGAAGGGTACATGGAAAACGAGAGGGGAACAATGGTTTCTAAGATGAAAGAGAAAGGAAGTATGATTGGTTGGTTGGGTAAGATGTTCATAGATAACACAGCAAAGCATGAAACTCAGGGAAGAGTTTATCCGCGTGGGTTATCACCTGCGCGAGAAGTGATCGACACAGAACCTGTTGGTTCACGTGATTGGTGGGAAGATTATGGTGCCCCACAAGTTGAAAGCTATTTACAGTGGTTGTCATCTTCGAAAATGGTtgaggaacaagaagaagaagaagacgaagaagaagagtacAGTGGCACGCGGTATGGTCTCACAGAGTTAGCCAATGTGGAACACATTAGTCATGATCATATCACG GATGCTTCGTGCAGAATCGAAATTTTGAAGGCTAAGATACAAGAAGCTCAAAAGATcatagaggagaaaagaaaagaagctaAGGAATACGTCGAGCGACAACAAGGAGCTCAACATATAATTAGTTTATGCAATCGAAGG gGTGTTGAACTCGAAGCTCGCATTAATGTAGAGGTCGACAAGAATCAAGTTGAACTGAAGAACAAGCTGGAAGCAGCCAGAGAAAACATCTACGAAGTGTCAAGCGACATAGAGGAGAGCAAGAACAGGCTTCGTTCCCTACTCGAACTCCAATCGGAGCTGGCGGCGAAACTCCACTCTTCATCTTTGGCAAAATCACAAGTGGAAGCCCAATTGGAGAATGCAATGGCAACAAAGATAGAGATATTACGGGAGATGGACGAGTTGCGTCGCCAAAGAGAATTGCTTCGTCGGAGAATCGAATTCTGTAAGAAAAGGGAAGCTATAACTGCGGCCAACAGGAGCTCATCATCATTGTCTGAACCAGATCAGCTCAATTACAGTTATAGGGAATTTACGGCAGACGAGATTAGATTGGTCACCGCTAATTTCTCAGAGCATATGAGGTTGAAAAAGATATCTGATCAGACGAGTTCTTACAGAGGAAGGCTCAACCATATGGCAGTTGCCCTCGAACTACACGCTTCGCTCACTTCTTTGTCAGTGGAAGAATTCCGAGCCAAG ATGGAGCTTCTAAGCCAGATACAGCACCCACATCTGCTTAAAATCATCGGTGCATGCCCGGAGCTGAGATGCATCATTTCTCAATACATGCGCAATGGTTGCCTGTACAACTTCCTCTTCTCAACTCAGAGAAACCCTAATTGTTATCAGTGGAACAATAATAAGTCTCTTTATTGGCACGCACGCATTCGAATCGCAGCTGAGGTATGTATGGGCTTAGGCTTTTTACACTCGTTCGAGCCCAGGCCCATCTTGCATGGGGAAGTGAACCTCTTCAACGTTCTTCTCGATCGCAACTTAGTAGCCATAATCACCGTATCCCAATTATCTGAATGCTTAGACGAATCAGAACTACGATCAGAAATATGTGATTTTGGTGTTGTGATGCTGCAACTTTTAACTGgtagagaaggagatgatgagATTGTGGAGGAAGTAATAATGGCCATGGAAGGTGATGCCTTACATGGAATTTTGGATGCGATGGCTGGAGATTGGCCGATGGATTTGGCGATGGAATTTACAAGGATAGCCTTGAGGTGTGTGGATATAAATGGAAACATGGAGTTGACGACAACTACAGTGATGGAAGAAGTTGAAGAGGTAAGGAGAAAGGCAGCAGAGCttatggagaaggaaggaagtgGCCACAGAGAAGAAGACCAAAACCAAAGTGATGTGCCTTACATTTTCCTCTGCCCTATTTTGCAG GAGGTGATGAAAAACCCACATGTGGCAGCGGATGGGTTTTCATATGAGTTAAGAGCCATAGAAGAATGGTTAGGGTCAGGGCATGAGACGTCGCCTATGACCAACTTAAGGCTTGAACACAAGTTCCTCACCCCTAACCAGACCCTCCGTTCACTTATACAAGAGTGGCTTAACAATAGACCCATTGCTCCTTAA